Proteins encoded by one window of Pseudomonas coleopterorum:
- a CDS encoding Gfo/Idh/MocA family protein, with protein MNVVLLEVSHWHTPLYLDALERLADVTVTAVSDATGTRGAALAERFGARLFDDWQTLLQDQPADFAFAFGPHDELHAMGKTLIERRIPFAMEKPCGLTRQEVLELQRLADAADLFVAVPLIWRHSELLSRLKSAALHTGAKWRTQSFRFNAGPPDRYLTNSCAWMLDPRRSGGGCTINLAVHFVDLVEQICAERIRSVSAVMYRDPQLAAVEIGSMMTLVTESGCICTIETGYNYPANTPEQREYSFSLSSDRFYARSTAEGMRLIDSNGQASDLQMSLNSDVYYDNFVTDVLAADRDTAYEGARLATMHTVLSIIEAAYESDRLGGLPVRL; from the coding sequence GTGAACGTTGTTCTTCTGGAAGTAAGCCATTGGCACACGCCGCTATACCTGGATGCCCTGGAGCGGCTGGCCGATGTCACCGTCACGGCAGTATCCGACGCCACAGGAACGCGCGGCGCCGCCCTGGCCGAACGCTTCGGCGCAAGGCTCTTTGATGATTGGCAGACCCTGTTGCAGGACCAGCCAGCTGACTTCGCCTTCGCCTTCGGCCCGCACGATGAACTCCATGCCATGGGCAAGACACTGATCGAGCGGCGCATCCCGTTCGCCATGGAAAAGCCCTGCGGGCTCACTCGCCAGGAAGTGCTGGAGTTGCAACGACTGGCCGACGCGGCTGACCTGTTCGTGGCCGTACCTCTGATCTGGCGGCACAGCGAACTGTTGAGCCGGCTCAAAAGTGCGGCGCTGCACACCGGCGCCAAATGGAGGACCCAGTCATTTCGATTCAATGCCGGCCCACCCGATCGCTACCTGACCAACAGCTGCGCCTGGATGCTCGACCCAAGACGCTCGGGAGGCGGCTGCACGATCAACCTGGCCGTTCACTTCGTTGATCTGGTCGAGCAGATTTGCGCCGAACGCATACGCAGCGTTTCTGCGGTGATGTATCGTGACCCGCAACTGGCGGCCGTGGAAATTGGCTCCATGATGACCTTGGTAACCGAGAGCGGCTGCATCTGCACCATCGAAACGGGATACAACTATCCGGCCAACACCCCGGAACAGCGTGAGTATTCATTTTCATTGTCGAGCGATCGGTTCTACGCCCGTTCGACCGCAGAAGGCATGCGTCTGATTGATTCCAACGGCCAGGCCAGCGACCTGCAGATGAGCCTGAACTCGGACGTGTACTACGACAACTTCGTGACCGATGTTCTCGCTGCCGATCGTGACACTGCCTATGAGGGTGCAAGACTTGCGACAATGCATACGGTCCTGAGTATCATCGAGGCTGCTTATGAATCGGATCGCCTGGGTGGCCTTCCCGTTCGGCTCTAG
- a CDS encoding MFS transporter, whose product MSDTLQPDPNSKRQSRKAAASGWIGSALEYYDFFIYATAAALLFPQLFFPTDNPTVGIIVSLASFGVGYVARPIGAVVLGHLGDRHGRKTVLVYCMFLMGFSTLSIGLLPTYQQIGIWAPAILIFLRLVQGFAVAGEVSCASSMTLEHAPDGRRGYFASFTLQGVQAGQLLAAAVFLPLAQFMPADQFAAWGWRIPFLLSAVVLVAGWIIRREVHEAPVFTEAKTHAQPEKLPVVEVITQSWRDVLRVICMALSAVLAIVASVFGATYAVQPAYGIGFPSGVFMWIPVLGNLCAVILIPFVGKLSDRIGRRPPVIVGVLCGGLLSFAYLYAISIHNLWLSLILSLLMWGVAYQGFNGVFPSLFPELFRTRVRVTGMAIGQNIGVACTAFLPALFVTIAPPGTENIPLKIGALTFGICAISAIAAFTTRETYRIRLKDLGDPNAVPMSKEEYERVQELSSRKPAMNVPQSVSVTRS is encoded by the coding sequence ATGAGCGATACCTTGCAACCCGACCCGAATTCCAAGCGCCAGTCGAGGAAAGCCGCCGCCAGCGGGTGGATAGGATCGGCGCTGGAGTACTACGACTTTTTCATCTACGCCACTGCTGCGGCGCTGCTTTTCCCGCAACTGTTCTTTCCGACAGACAACCCCACTGTCGGCATCATCGTCTCGCTGGCCAGTTTCGGTGTCGGCTACGTCGCCCGACCGATCGGTGCCGTGGTGCTGGGACATCTGGGCGACCGACATGGACGCAAGACCGTGCTGGTCTATTGCATGTTCCTGATGGGTTTCTCCACGCTGAGCATCGGGCTGCTTCCCACCTACCAGCAGATCGGTATATGGGCGCCGGCGATATTGATTTTCCTGCGCCTGGTGCAAGGCTTCGCCGTCGCAGGCGAAGTATCCTGCGCCAGTTCAATGACCCTGGAGCATGCACCCGACGGGCGTCGCGGATACTTCGCCAGCTTCACGCTGCAAGGCGTACAGGCCGGGCAACTCCTGGCCGCTGCAGTATTCCTCCCGCTCGCCCAATTCATGCCTGCCGATCAGTTCGCTGCCTGGGGCTGGCGGATTCCGTTCCTGCTGAGCGCCGTGGTACTGGTGGCCGGTTGGATCATCCGCCGTGAAGTTCATGAAGCTCCGGTGTTCACCGAAGCGAAGACTCACGCTCAACCCGAGAAATTGCCTGTGGTCGAAGTGATCACGCAAAGCTGGCGAGATGTACTGCGGGTGATCTGCATGGCGCTCTCCGCGGTGCTTGCCATCGTCGCCTCGGTCTTCGGCGCAACCTATGCAGTCCAGCCTGCCTACGGTATTGGCTTCCCATCCGGTGTATTCATGTGGATCCCTGTCCTGGGGAATTTGTGTGCAGTCATTCTCATCCCCTTCGTTGGAAAGCTGTCTGACAGGATCGGCCGCCGACCTCCAGTCATCGTGGGAGTCCTGTGCGGCGGGCTGCTGTCATTCGCCTATCTCTACGCGATCAGCATTCACAACCTGTGGCTGTCGCTGATTCTGTCGCTGCTCATGTGGGGCGTGGCGTACCAAGGGTTCAACGGTGTGTTTCCAAGCTTGTTCCCCGAACTGTTCCGTACCCGGGTTCGTGTCACGGGTATGGCAATCGGTCAGAACATCGGCGTGGCCTGCACGGCGTTCCTCCCTGCCCTGTTCGTCACCATTGCGCCTCCCGGAACCGAAAACATCCCCCTGAAAATCGGCGCATTGACGTTCGGCATCTGCGCCATCTCTGCAATCGCCGCGTTCACTACCCGTGAAACCTACCGCATACGCCTCAAGGACCTGGGCGACCCCAATGCCGTCCCGATGTCGAAGGAGGAATATGAACGGGTGCAGGAACTGTCCAGCCGCAAGCCGGCAATGAACGTACCGCAATCGGTGTCGGTAACACGTTCCTGA
- a CDS encoding serine/threonine transporter, whose product MNEQANSLDPRYAQAPAALTPWNRHDTTWMLGLFGTAIGAGTLFLPINAGLGGFWPLMILAVLAFPMTYYAHQGLTRFVLSGRAGTDITDVVEEHFGIKAGALITLLYFFAIFPILLIYSVGLTNTVGSFMEHQLGMQTPPRAVLALVLILGLLIVVRCGEQFIVKAMSLMVYPFIVALLLLASYLIPHWNGGILATAGEMPAPGAFIHTLWLAIPVMVFSFNHSPIISAFAVDQKRRYGEYADQRSSQILARAHGLMVVLVLFFVFSCVLTLSPAQLAEAKAQNLSILSYLANHFSNPVIAFAAPLIAIVAIAKSFLGHYIGASEGIKGLVLKSGRRPNPKALDRFTALFMLLVCWLVATLNPNIVRMIESFGGPVIAALLFLMPMYAIRRVPAMRKYAGHMSNVFVTLVGLVAISALVYSLSV is encoded by the coding sequence ATGAACGAGCAAGCCAACAGCCTTGACCCCCGATACGCGCAGGCGCCCGCCGCGCTGACGCCCTGGAACCGCCACGACACCACATGGATGCTGGGCCTGTTCGGCACCGCGATCGGCGCCGGCACGCTGTTTCTGCCGATCAACGCCGGCCTCGGCGGCTTCTGGCCACTGATGATTCTGGCAGTGCTCGCCTTTCCGATGACCTACTATGCGCACCAGGGCCTGACTCGCTTCGTGCTGTCCGGACGTGCCGGGACCGACATCACCGACGTCGTGGAAGAGCATTTCGGCATCAAGGCCGGGGCGTTGATCACGCTGCTCTATTTCTTCGCCATCTTTCCGATCCTGCTGATCTACAGCGTCGGCCTGACCAATACCGTCGGCAGCTTCATGGAGCACCAGCTGGGCATGCAGACCCCGCCGCGGGCGGTGTTGGCGCTGGTATTGATCCTGGGCCTGTTGATCGTGGTGCGTTGTGGCGAGCAATTCATCGTCAAGGCGATGAGCCTCATGGTCTATCCGTTCATCGTTGCACTGTTGCTGCTGGCCTCGTACCTGATCCCCCATTGGAACGGCGGCATTCTCGCCACCGCAGGTGAGATGCCCGCGCCGGGCGCGTTCATTCATACCCTGTGGCTGGCGATTCCAGTCATGGTGTTCTCGTTCAACCACTCGCCGATCATCTCGGCCTTCGCGGTGGACCAGAAACGCCGCTACGGGGAGTACGCCGACCAACGCAGCAGCCAGATCCTGGCCCGCGCCCATGGCTTGATGGTGGTGCTGGTGCTGTTCTTCGTGTTCAGCTGCGTGCTGACCCTGTCGCCTGCGCAGTTGGCCGAGGCCAAGGCGCAGAACCTGTCGATCCTGTCCTACCTGGCCAATCACTTCAGCAACCCGGTGATTGCCTTCGCCGCGCCATTGATCGCGATCGTGGCGATCGCCAAGTCGTTCCTGGGCCACTACATCGGCGCCAGCGAAGGCATCAAGGGCCTGGTGCTGAAGTCCGGCCGCCGTCCCAACCCCAAGGCCCTTGATCGTTTCACTGCATTGTTCATGTTGCTGGTCTGCTGGCTGGTCGCCACGCTCAACCCGAACATCGTGCGCATGATCGAGAGCTTCGGCGGACCGGTCATTGCCGCCTTGTTGTTTCTCATGCCGATGTACGCGATCCGTCGCGTGCCGGCCATGCGCAAGTACGCTGGGCACATGTCCAACGTATTCGTGACGCTGGTCGGCCTGGTGGCTATCTCGGCGCTGGTCTATTCCCTGAGCGTGTGA
- a CDS encoding DUF1652 domain-containing protein, translating into MLPPGLSALELRRLVELAFLPQKCVCTVTGDQSVCVKLMNPQTDELEMVRTDIPLDRVTNARERARLVHELRARPRPAVAEAHARAG; encoded by the coding sequence ATGCTGCCCCCCGGACTCAGCGCGCTGGAACTGCGCAGGCTCGTCGAACTGGCGTTTCTGCCCCAGAAATGCGTGTGTACAGTCACTGGCGACCAGTCAGTGTGCGTGAAGTTGATGAATCCGCAGACCGATGAACTCGAGATGGTCAGGACGGACATTCCTCTTGACCGCGTCACCAATGCTCGAGAGCGCGCAAGGCTGGTGCACGAACTGCGGGCGCGGCCTCGGCCAGCAGTCGCGGAAGCCCATGCCAGAGCCGGTTGA
- the tpx gene encoding thiol peroxidase, which yields MAQVTHKGNAIKVDGELPQIGAQGPAFTLVGGGLADVSLQSLAGKRKVLNIFPSIDTPTCATSVRKFNAQANDVANTAILCISADLPFAQARFCGAEGLENVQNLSTFRAHDFHRAYGVDIAEGALKGLTARAVVVLDENDKVLYSELVPEIGQEPDYAAALAVLK from the coding sequence ATGGCTCAAGTGACGCACAAAGGCAACGCCATCAAAGTGGACGGCGAGCTTCCTCAGATCGGCGCTCAGGGCCCGGCGTTCACCCTGGTCGGCGGCGGGCTGGCTGACGTTTCGCTGCAAAGCCTGGCCGGCAAGCGCAAGGTGCTGAACATTTTCCCAAGCATCGATACCCCGACCTGCGCTACCTCGGTACGCAAGTTCAATGCTCAGGCCAACGACGTGGCCAATACCGCCATCCTGTGCATCTCGGCTGACCTGCCGTTCGCCCAGGCCCGTTTCTGCGGTGCCGAAGGCCTGGAGAACGTGCAGAACCTGTCGACCTTCCGCGCCCATGACTTTCACCGCGCCTATGGCGTCGACATCGCCGAAGGCGCCCTCAAGGGCCTGACCGCCCGCGCCGTCGTCGTTCTCGATGAGAACGACAAGGTGCTGTACAGCGAACTGGTCCCGGAAATCGGCCAGGAACCCGACTACGCGGCGGCCCTCGCTGTCTTGAAGTAA